The Brevibacillus brevis genome contains a region encoding:
- a CDS encoding acyltransferase family protein has product MPEPIKGSSSRYMAGIDGLRALAVLAVIIYHLNYDWAPGGLLGVGIFFVLSGYLITDLLIAEWNRNGRLDMKDFWLRRARRLLPALFLMLFVVMAGVAIFSPAQLDTIRGDVGAAVLYVSNWWLVFHDVSYFEKFGPPSPLGHLWSLAVEEQFYVIWPLVLALGLRFLKRRGPIMIITLALAALSAISMAVLYEPGLDPSRVYYGTDTRVFGLLIGAALAMMWPSRMLTTNISQKARMTLDLSGLLSLGILLYSIWNTNQYDDDLYEGGLVLLSVVSAVLVAVLAHPASSLAKWMGCKPLRWIGVRSYGIYLWHYPVIVWTNPILAEWEWMTVPGAVLQLLASILLASLSWKYLEEPIRYGALGRIWYRSNKAGQKTKRLNRVLATGCAIALCVTYYGIASLTSDATAGNVTQTQPTQTVTETKIPDKPLGPEVPIIEKKPETVQKPATPPAKPKNEQKPNNNTQKQKPVEKQKDSNASKQPDPKQESIKAIGSGKGITVVGDSVMIDVAPYLEKLLPGIVVDAKIGRQMSQAPEVIAQLKAKGQLGNRVVIELGSNGAFSKGQLDKLLQSLDGVEQIILVNSRVPKPWESVVNKMLAETAAAYPHVVLVDWYAASEGQSSYFYKDGVHPNKEGSQKYAALVASAIAPTEPEKKKPEVKEEEKAADTAVEEEGQMEGALEATEETPVEEMVQ; this is encoded by the coding sequence ATGCCTGAACCGATCAAAGGCTCCAGCAGTCGATACATGGCTGGGATCGACGGGCTTCGTGCGCTGGCGGTACTCGCAGTCATTATTTATCACTTGAATTACGATTGGGCACCCGGTGGATTGTTGGGTGTCGGTATTTTCTTCGTTTTATCGGGATATCTGATTACCGACTTATTAATTGCAGAATGGAATCGGAATGGCAGACTCGATATGAAAGACTTTTGGTTGCGCCGTGCCAGAAGACTGCTCCCAGCGCTTTTCCTCATGCTGTTTGTGGTGATGGCAGGGGTAGCCATCTTTTCGCCAGCTCAGTTGGACACCATCCGCGGAGATGTAGGAGCAGCCGTTCTGTACGTGAGCAATTGGTGGCTTGTCTTTCATGACGTATCTTATTTTGAAAAATTCGGTCCGCCTTCACCATTAGGCCATCTGTGGTCATTGGCAGTAGAAGAACAGTTTTATGTCATTTGGCCACTCGTACTCGCTTTGGGACTCCGCTTCCTGAAGCGCAGGGGGCCAATCATGATCATTACTTTGGCGCTGGCTGCACTATCCGCCATCTCCATGGCTGTTTTGTATGAGCCAGGTCTTGATCCGAGTCGTGTTTATTACGGAACGGACACACGGGTATTCGGGTTGCTGATCGGTGCCGCCCTCGCCATGATGTGGCCGAGTCGCATGCTTACGACGAACATTTCACAAAAAGCGCGAATGACGCTTGATCTAAGCGGTCTCTTGAGCTTAGGGATTCTTTTGTACAGCATTTGGAACACGAATCAATATGATGATGATTTGTACGAGGGCGGGCTCGTCCTTTTGTCTGTCGTCAGTGCCGTGTTGGTCGCCGTACTCGCACATCCGGCAAGCAGCTTGGCGAAATGGATGGGCTGCAAGCCTTTGCGCTGGATCGGCGTTCGATCTTACGGTATTTATTTGTGGCATTACCCTGTTATCGTGTGGACGAATCCGATTTTAGCGGAATGGGAGTGGATGACGGTACCTGGAGCGGTTTTGCAGCTCCTCGCAAGCATTTTGCTGGCATCGTTGTCATGGAAATATCTCGAAGAGCCAATTCGCTATGGTGCATTAGGCAGAATCTGGTATCGTTCCAATAAGGCAGGGCAGAAAACAAAACGATTAAACCGTGTATTGGCAACTGGTTGCGCGATTGCTCTTTGTGTCACGTATTATGGGATCGCTTCGCTCACGTCAGATGCGACCGCCGGAAATGTGACGCAGACACAGCCAACGCAGACTGTCACCGAGACAAAGATCCCCGACAAGCCCCTTGGTCCTGAGGTGCCCATCATAGAGAAGAAGCCGGAAACGGTTCAAAAACCAGCTACTCCACCAGCAAAACCGAAAAACGAGCAGAAACCAAATAACAACACACAAAAACAGAAGCCTGTGGAGAAGCAGAAAGATTCGAATGCTTCCAAACAGCCTGACCCAAAACAAGAATCGATAAAAGCAATTGGCTCCGGTAAAGGAATCACTGTAGTTGGTGACTCTGTGATGATTGACGTGGCTCCTTATCTGGAGAAGCTATTGCCAGGGATCGTCGTTGATGCCAAAATCGGAAGGCAAATGTCCCAAGCTCCTGAGGTGATTGCCCAGCTCAAGGCAAAAGGGCAATTGGGAAATCGTGTTGTGATTGAATTAGGCTCGAACGGCGCATTTAGTAAAGGGCAGCTCGATAAGCTGCTGCAATCACTGGATGGCGTCGAGCAAATCATTCTGGTCAACTCTCGCGTACCTAAACCGTGGGAAAGCGTCGTGAATAAGATGCTGGCGGAAACTGCTGCTGCCTACCCGCATGTCGTTCTTGTGGATTGGTATGCGGCAAGTGAAGGGCAGAGCTCTTACTTTTACAAAGACGGTGTTCACCCGAATAAGGAAGGCTCGC
- a CDS encoding multicopper oxidase family protein produces MNKRKIRPWAYPIVLGGVLLLSACSTDNTTMDHNGHNMNASPQTAAETQPQQMSASSDSSMEVLTGNTFTLTAKENMLHLDDKTMKNAWTYNGTVPGPQLRVKQGETISVTLKNELPEPVTIHWHGLPVPNNMDGIPGVTQNAVRPNESFTYKFKVDVAGTYWYHSHQNSAKQVDKGLYGSLVVEPATPEQANKDFTLVLDEWMQDDSMAEMHGSGMSHGTMPPTSDSSSSGGHNMSGMEMPMSDAEMMPLMYTIFSVNGKTGPAIQPLSVKEGEKVRIRLINAGYLNHKLNLQGHEFKIVATDGQPINNPPLVGGQLLNIGPGERYDLEFVANNPGKWLLEERSTNPGAKSLVVPIVYEGSETKTAKSEAGDMPTIDITKYGEAAKSSFTLEQKYDITYQMDLNTETADGKMAFTINGKTFPDVPPLNVKKGNLVKVTMVNKSPKDIHPMHLHGHFFQVLSKNGQPITGSPLVKDTLNILPGESYVVAFEADNPGDWMFHCHDLGHAAQGMVSEVKYEGFKPDFVVDPTVGNMPE; encoded by the coding sequence ATGAACAAACGGAAAATACGCCCATGGGCTTATCCTATCGTTCTAGGTGGCGTTTTGCTGTTATCCGCTTGCTCCACTGACAATACCACGATGGATCATAATGGACACAACATGAATGCTTCACCCCAAACAGCAGCAGAAACGCAACCGCAGCAGATGTCTGCTTCCAGCGACTCGTCGATGGAGGTACTTACAGGAAATACGTTTACCCTCACGGCAAAAGAAAATATGCTCCACCTCGATGACAAGACCATGAAAAACGCATGGACGTACAACGGAACCGTTCCAGGTCCACAGCTTCGTGTCAAACAAGGGGAAACCATCAGCGTGACGTTGAAAAACGAATTGCCCGAGCCGGTCACCATTCACTGGCATGGCTTACCCGTCCCGAATAACATGGACGGAATCCCTGGCGTGACCCAAAATGCCGTAAGACCAAACGAAAGCTTCACCTACAAATTCAAGGTGGACGTTGCCGGGACATACTGGTACCACTCGCATCAAAACAGCGCCAAGCAGGTAGATAAAGGCTTGTATGGTTCCCTCGTGGTAGAACCGGCTACTCCAGAGCAAGCCAATAAGGACTTTACCCTCGTTCTCGATGAATGGATGCAGGACGATAGCATGGCAGAAATGCACGGAAGTGGCATGAGCCACGGCACGATGCCCCCTACTTCCGATAGCTCATCCTCTGGTGGTCACAACATGTCCGGTATGGAGATGCCCATGAGTGACGCTGAGATGATGCCTTTAATGTATACAATCTTTTCAGTAAACGGAAAAACAGGCCCTGCAATCCAGCCGCTATCTGTTAAAGAAGGAGAGAAAGTCAGAATCCGCCTGATCAATGCCGGATACTTGAACCACAAGCTGAACCTGCAAGGTCATGAATTTAAAATCGTGGCAACAGACGGGCAGCCCATCAACAATCCGCCCCTCGTGGGAGGCCAGCTCCTCAATATTGGACCAGGCGAACGATATGATCTCGAATTCGTCGCAAACAATCCTGGCAAATGGTTATTAGAGGAGCGCAGCACAAATCCAGGCGCCAAGTCACTGGTCGTGCCCATCGTCTACGAAGGCTCGGAAACAAAAACAGCCAAATCTGAAGCTGGCGACATGCCAACGATAGACATTACCAAATACGGTGAGGCGGCAAAAAGCAGCTTTACGCTGGAGCAGAAGTATGACATTACGTATCAAATGGATCTGAACACGGAAACGGCTGATGGAAAAATGGCCTTTACCATCAATGGAAAAACGTTCCCGGATGTCCCTCCGCTCAACGTCAAAAAAGGCAATCTGGTCAAAGTCACAATGGTGAACAAATCACCAAAAGATATCCACCCGATGCATTTGCACGGACATTTCTTCCAAGTATTGAGCAAAAACGGACAGCCTATCACAGGCTCCCCTCTGGTCAAGGATACGCTGAACATTTTACCGGGTGAATCCTACGTAGTCGCCTTTGAAGCTGACAATCCAGGAGACTGGATGTTCCACTGCCACGATTTGGGCCATGCTGCGCAAGGAATGGTATCCGAAGTAAAATATGAAGGCTTCAAGCCAGATTTCGTCGTCGACCCTACAGTAGGCAACATGCCGGAATAG